One genomic segment of Funiculus sociatus GB2-C1 includes these proteins:
- the glsA gene encoding glutaminase A — translation MESPILQNFLNELHLKYKSMRDGVLANYIPELAKANPDWFGICIVTVDGQIYEVGDYEQLFTIQSISKAFVYGMALEDHGRDYVLTRVGVEPTGDSFNSIVLDESSKRPYNPMINAGAIATTSLIKGSGPTERLVRMLDMFQRYVGHNLFIDMPVFMSERTTGHRNRAMAHLMLNFGMIDAKIEEALDLYFQQCSLMVNCRDLAVMAATLANNGINPITKDRAVDSRYIRDILTVMYTCGMYDFAGEWAYTVGLPGKSGVSGGLLVVVPQQMGIGIFSPPLDSHGSSVRGMQVCKELSERFGLHLFDLQTDRSKLLETLCNASQADSDSSVVP, via the coding sequence ATGGAATCTCCCATCCTTCAAAACTTTCTCAACGAGTTGCATCTCAAGTACAAGTCAATGCGTGACGGCGTATTGGCGAACTATATCCCAGAATTAGCGAAAGCAAACCCGGATTGGTTCGGCATTTGCATTGTTACTGTAGATGGTCAAATATATGAGGTAGGTGATTACGAACAATTATTCACCATCCAGTCGATTTCTAAGGCATTTGTGTATGGAATGGCATTGGAAGATCATGGACGCGATTACGTTTTGACGCGGGTTGGGGTGGAACCAACAGGAGATTCTTTCAACTCGATTGTGTTGGATGAATCGTCAAAGCGACCGTATAATCCAATGATAAATGCAGGCGCGATCGCTACCACCAGTTTAATCAAAGGATCGGGGCCTACTGAACGTCTTGTGCGGATGCTGGATATGTTTCAGCGCTACGTGGGACACAATCTCTTTATAGATATGCCCGTGTTCATGTCTGAACGCACTACTGGACATCGTAACCGAGCAATGGCGCATCTCATGCTGAATTTTGGCATGATTGACGCAAAAATTGAGGAAGCGCTGGATTTGTATTTTCAGCAGTGTTCCCTGATGGTTAATTGTCGCGATTTGGCAGTAATGGCAGCCACTCTCGCCAATAATGGTATTAACCCGATTACTAAAGATCGTGCCGTTGATTCGCGCTATATCAGAGATATTTTAACTGTCATGTACACTTGCGGAATGTACGACTTTGCCGGAGAATGGGCTTATACAGTCGGTCTTCCCGGAAAAAGTGGGGTGTCGGGTGGATTGCTTGTAGTTGTGCCGCAACAAATGGGAATTGGAATTTTCTCGCCTCCCCTCGACTCCCACGGTAGCAGTGTTAGGGGAATGCAAGTTTGTAAGGAATTGTCTGAACGGTTTGGGTTACACTTGTTTGACCTACAAACAGATAGATCGAAATTACTTGAAACTTTGTGCAATGCAAGTCAGGCTGACTCGGATAGCAGCGTTGTACCTTAA
- a CDS encoding WGR domain-containing protein, which produces MMEEKTYLELSESDSSSHKFYEVIVNGTEVSIRYGRIGDSGQTQVKTYPTPEKAKAEATKKINEKLKKGYEQAVMGARSKRPVTRREIKSDRSTANQAPVVWKFASYSPAFGIFIDNSRCWFGNQTGQIFALSHTGIVQNQFRLPDGVKCIVADEGWLYAGCDDGKVYDLTGKIPRVAYEIASNVNIFWLDIKDAILGVSDDTGNVTTINHEDESQWTKKSSGEYGWMVRCDEIGIYHGHSKGVTMYDWEDGTKIWNQKTRGGVLFGWQEEAFVYASTSENQVYCFTKKGEISTIYQCDAPVYSCATAEEGKYVFAGDNCSSIYCFSQQGERLWKLASGCGSAFSMQFLNEHLYIVTTDGSLACIDASEAVIKAAQAGTVPQAINIKAPTAVAAALPSNTLETTSNATQGVIVECFKEGGKLRIRAVSPGYNPSWKVQFPQDIRSEGVRYLVEKVRESSRGGFYRAFGDIKKLV; this is translated from the coding sequence ATAATGGAAGAAAAAACCTATTTAGAGCTATCTGAATCAGATTCTAGTTCTCACAAATTTTATGAAGTAATTGTCAACGGTACGGAAGTATCGATTCGCTACGGTCGCATAGGCGACTCAGGACAAACTCAGGTTAAAACCTATCCAACGCCGGAAAAAGCCAAAGCTGAGGCAACCAAAAAGATTAACGAGAAACTGAAGAAAGGTTACGAACAAGCAGTTATGGGAGCGCGAAGTAAACGTCCTGTGACTCGACGGGAAATAAAAAGCGATCGCTCAACTGCAAACCAAGCACCTGTAGTTTGGAAATTTGCCTCTTATTCCCCTGCTTTCGGTATCTTTATTGACAACTCGCGCTGTTGGTTTGGCAATCAAACGGGTCAAATTTTTGCTCTCAGCCATACGGGAATTGTCCAAAATCAGTTTCGTCTTCCTGACGGCGTGAAGTGTATTGTCGCTGATGAAGGCTGGCTTTATGCTGGGTGCGATGATGGCAAAGTATACGATTTGACCGGAAAAATTCCTCGTGTCGCTTATGAAATTGCTTCCAATGTGAATATCTTCTGGCTTGATATCAAAGATGCCATTCTCGGTGTTTCTGATGACACTGGAAATGTTACAACTATCAATCACGAAGATGAGTCTCAATGGACTAAAAAAAGTAGTGGTGAGTATGGCTGGATGGTGCGCTGCGATGAGATTGGTATCTATCACGGTCACAGCAAGGGCGTAACCATGTATGACTGGGAAGATGGAACGAAGATTTGGAATCAAAAGACTCGTGGCGGTGTGCTATTTGGCTGGCAAGAAGAAGCATTTGTATATGCTAGTACCAGTGAGAATCAAGTTTATTGCTTCACCAAGAAAGGGGAAATTAGCACAATATATCAATGTGATGCGCCTGTTTATTCTTGCGCCACTGCTGAAGAAGGTAAATATGTCTTTGCAGGCGACAATTGCTCCTCGATTTATTGTTTTAGTCAACAAGGAGAGCGTCTTTGGAAACTTGCCAGTGGCTGCGGTTCTGCTTTCTCCATGCAGTTTTTAAATGAACATCTCTACATCGTTACCACCGATGGTTCTCTTGCTTGCATCGATGCTAGTGAAGCCGTAATTAAAGCAGCACAAGCGGGTACAGTTCCCCAAGCTATTAACATTAAAGCACCTACCGCCGTTGCCGCAGCGCTTCCTTCTAATACTTTGGAAACAACATCGAACGCCACTCAGGGAGTGATTGTGGAATGTTTCAAAGAAGGCGGGAAGTTAAGAATACGCGCTGTTTCTCCTGGTTACAATCCTAGCTGGAAAGTACAATTTCCTCAGGATATTCGCTCTGAAGGCGTGCGTTATCTGGTGGAAAAGGTGCGCGAATCTTCTCGTGGCGGATTTTATCGTGCTTTTGGAGATATCAAGAAATTGGTTTAG
- a CDS encoding vWA domain-containing protein: MKATYSLSLSLIAAATPSVVDLIVSFQAEEETRNKIPRLPLNLSVVIDRSGSMAGVPLKNAIQAAQRLVEYLTPEDFLSVVIYDDTPETILQHQQVQDKAAIRSLIGRVKAGGCTNLSGGWLMGCDNVKSQQSTERINRVLLLTDGQANVGITDSQVLINTARQQAEQGIITTTLGFGTYFNEDLLIGMANAAGGNFYFIQSPDDATDVFRIELESLTSVVAQNLTVTLQPEDSVQITGILNNYRSNPIGNNLEIFCGDVYEVENKQLAVELSILSQTNIGVTNIATIAYKYQAVVDGSIQEFTDEIPITITVADAESASNVQPNAVVVEQASKLRIGKVKDEAIALADKGDYTAASQKLRKTIEDLKLKALHESFEVAEEMEQLDYYAQRLESKKFDSVSRKEMRDQSYQALTRDRGDLKLRGLAASANSLEAVSSVDAGVLVKCDRVSGKLRVRVISDGYNSDFNVQFPRNIREEGVTYIVDEINLSADGSFYRVSGNIRRLVQPGQERAASSQNGTSSSSPKRQKLNAPASAADLETIDSVGDGVIVQCVKEGSKLRARVVSDGYDPNYNIRFPRDIREENVLYVVDEVEEAKNGGSYVAYGKIRRLVQ, encoded by the coding sequence ATTGCAGCCGCTACTCCGTCCGTTGTAGACCTGATTGTTAGTTTCCAGGCTGAAGAAGAAACCCGCAACAAAATACCGCGTCTTCCGCTTAATTTGAGTGTGGTAATTGATAGATCCGGTTCGATGGCGGGAGTGCCACTTAAGAATGCTATTCAAGCTGCACAAAGGCTTGTGGAATATTTGACACCGGAGGATTTTCTTTCAGTTGTAATTTATGACGATACGCCGGAAACAATTCTTCAGCACCAGCAAGTTCAGGATAAAGCTGCGATTCGTTCGCTAATTGGTAGGGTGAAAGCTGGCGGATGTACTAACTTGAGTGGCGGTTGGCTAATGGGATGCGACAATGTCAAATCTCAGCAGTCCACAGAACGCATCAATCGCGTTTTATTATTAACAGATGGACAGGCGAATGTTGGCATTACTGATTCTCAAGTATTAATTAACACTGCAAGACAACAAGCCGAACAAGGAATCATTACTACAACTTTAGGATTTGGAACTTATTTTAATGAAGATTTGCTCATTGGTATGGCAAATGCTGCCGGGGGAAACTTCTATTTCATCCAATCACCTGACGATGCTACTGATGTATTCAGAATTGAACTAGAAAGCCTCACGTCTGTTGTCGCGCAAAATCTCACGGTGACGCTGCAACCAGAAGATTCTGTACAAATTACCGGGATTCTCAACAACTACCGATCCAATCCGATTGGCAACAACCTGGAAATTTTCTGTGGCGATGTTTATGAGGTAGAAAACAAGCAGTTAGCGGTAGAGTTGTCAATACTTTCGCAAACCAATATTGGAGTAACCAATATTGCCACTATTGCTTATAAATATCAAGCGGTTGTCGATGGCAGTATCCAAGAATTCACTGACGAAATCCCCATTACGATAACGGTTGCTGATGCTGAATCAGCCAGTAACGTGCAGCCAAATGCAGTGGTTGTCGAGCAAGCAAGTAAGCTGAGGATTGGTAAGGTAAAAGATGAAGCGATTGCACTCGCTGACAAAGGAGATTATACCGCCGCATCCCAGAAACTTCGCAAGACAATCGAGGATTTAAAGCTCAAAGCATTGCATGAATCCTTTGAAGTTGCCGAAGAAATGGAACAACTGGATTATTATGCACAACGCCTGGAGAGCAAAAAGTTTGATAGTGTCAGTCGCAAAGAGATGCGAGATCAATCTTACCAGGCTCTTACACGCGATCGCGGCGACTTAAAACTGCGCGGACTTGCTGCAAGTGCCAACAGCTTAGAGGCTGTTTCCAGTGTGGATGCGGGAGTTTTGGTGAAATGCGATCGCGTTAGTGGCAAATTGCGAGTTCGCGTTATTTCTGACGGTTACAATTCTGACTTCAATGTGCAATTCCCCCGTAACATTCGGGAGGAAGGTGTCACCTACATCGTTGATGAAATCAATCTATCTGCTGACGGTAGCTTTTATCGCGTCTCCGGTAACATTCGCCGCTTAGTGCAACCCGGACAAGAACGCGCCGCATCATCTCAAAATGGTACATCTTCTTCCAGTCCAAAACGACAAAAGCTGAATGCACCTGCTTCTGCTGCTGATTTAGAAACAATTGATAGTGTAGGTGATGGAGTTATCGTGCAATGCGTGAAAGAAGGCAGTAAATTGAGAGCCAGAGTCGTGTCCGATGGGTACGATCCTAACTACAACATCCGCTTTCCCCGTGACATTCGAGAAGAAAACGTTCTCTATGTTGTGGACGAAGTGGAAGAAGCGAAGAATGGCGGATCTTATGTCGCTTATGGAAAGATTCGCAGGTTAGTTCAATAG
- a CDS encoding PHP domain-containing protein, which produces MLELHSHTTYSDGTLTPSELVEAAVNAGVCALAITDHDTMNGWDEAFTAAKPHNLEIVPGLELSTVHNDCSLHILGFYPDAQKLREPLRDRIEGRKRRSQEMVAKLAELGYPIELPQLGEGMAPGRPHIATALVKAGYFQSSREAFDILLGDDKPAYVHYEKFSIVEGITLLRSCGAVPVWAHPYLFRGGKVEQVLKELVAAGLMGVEVYHPNHSPKEINNLKKLCAEYGLLMTGGSDYHGPNSDSVGPERHSLNMLHVPLELLAPIKQAAESLR; this is translated from the coding sequence ATGCTAGAACTACACTCCCACACAACTTACTCAGACGGAACTCTCACCCCAAGCGAACTCGTTGAAGCGGCGGTGAATGCTGGAGTTTGCGCCCTCGCCATCACCGATCACGATACGATGAATGGCTGGGATGAGGCGTTTACGGCTGCTAAGCCGCACAACCTGGAAATTGTTCCCGGACTTGAACTGAGTACCGTTCACAATGACTGCTCATTGCATATTTTAGGATTTTATCCTGATGCCCAGAAGCTTCGAGAACCTTTGCGCGATCGCATCGAAGGACGCAAACGCCGTTCTCAAGAAATGGTAGCGAAATTGGCAGAACTAGGCTACCCAATTGAGTTACCCCAGTTAGGAGAAGGTATGGCACCAGGTCGTCCTCATATTGCCACGGCCCTCGTAAAAGCGGGTTATTTCCAATCGTCGCGGGAAGCTTTCGACATTTTGCTGGGCGATGACAAACCCGCTTACGTGCATTACGAGAAGTTCTCGATTGTTGAGGGTATTACTCTGTTACGTTCTTGCGGTGCAGTTCCAGTCTGGGCGCATCCTTACTTGTTCCGAGGCGGTAAAGTTGAGCAAGTGCTGAAGGAATTGGTTGCAGCTGGTTTGATGGGCGTTGAAGTTTATCATCCCAACCACAGTCCGAAAGAAATTAATAATTTAAAGAAATTGTGCGCTGAGTATGGTTTACTGATGACGGGTGGCAGTGATTATCATGGCCCCAATTCTGATTCTGTAGGCCCAGAACGTCACTCACTCAATATGCTTCACGTACCTTTGGAGTTGCTGGCACCTATTAAACAAGCGGCTGAAAGTTTGCGTTAA